One window of the Acinonyx jubatus isolate Ajub_Pintada_27869175 chromosome A2, VMU_Ajub_asm_v1.0, whole genome shotgun sequence genome contains the following:
- the PLK5 gene encoding inactive serine/threonine-protein kinase PLK5: MEPGPRRRRGHSCRPPVSVFLRDPNSGRVYRRGKLIGRGAFSRCYKLMDMSTSAVFALKVVPRGGGGAGRLRTRGKVEREIALHSRLRHRNIVAFHGHFADRDHVYMVLEYCSRQSLAHVLEARQTLTEPEVRYYLRGLVSGLCYLHQRRIVHRDLKPSNFFLNKNMVLKIGDLGLAARVGPGGRCHRVLCGTPNFLAPEVISRSGHSCQSDIWALGCIMYTALTGAPPFTAAPLSEMYQNIRAGRYPEPAHLSPNARRLIARLLAPDPAERPSLDRLLRDDFFTQGFTPDRLPARSCHSPPIFTMPQPLRRLVRKVGQLLLAQCRPPCPCTPNKASDSGGGGSDPDSTEWGGEASLLDREAPRSAVPVYLLTHGTLRSDPAGPKGSRRQEVEAAIRNLLLCLDPSLPAPQDPPGGQQPVLWAPTWVDYSSKYGFGYQLSDGGSGVLFRDGTHMALRPPGDRVCYTSARGKLDTFAPRDAPSPLGAKLAVLRLLARYMQQRPREEEGWPVSTPPAAPGHCLLRFLVSDRALLLLFSDGTLQVSCLGDQAHLVLSGQGWELRLTVRERGQRSTTHALGALRSPSCALATRQRLLHALHMLQSV, translated from the exons ATGGAACccgggccgcggcggcggcgggggcacAGTTGCCGCCCGCCGGTCTCCGTCTTCCTGCGCGACCCGAACTCCGGGCGCGTCTACAGGCGCGGAAAGCTGATCGGCAGG GGTGCCTTCAGCCGCTGCTACAAGCTGATGGACATGTCCACCAGCGCGGTGTTTGCCCTCAAGGTGGTGCCtcgtggtgggggcggggccgggcggctCCGCACCCGGGGGAAG GTGGAACGTGAGATCGCCCTGCACAGCCGCCTGCGACACCGAAACATTGTAGCCTTCCACGGACACTTTGCTGACCGCGACCACGTGTACATGGTGCTGGAGTACTGCAGCCGCCAG TCACTGGCCCACGTTCTGGAGGCGCGGCAGACCCTGACGGAGCCCGAGGTGCGCTACTACCTGCGGGGCCTGGTCAGCGGCCTGTGCTACCTGCACCAGCGGCGCATTGTGCACCGCGACCTGAAGCcca GTAACTTCTTCCTGAACAAGAACATGGTGCTAAAGATTGGAGACCTGGGGCTGGCTGCCAGGGTGGGGCCGGGGGGCCGCTGCCACAG AGTGCTCTGCGGGACCCCAAACTTCCTGGCCCCGGAGGTCATCTCCAGGAGTGGACACTCCTGCCAGTCAGACATCTGGGCTCTCGGCTGCATCAT GTACACAGCGCTGACCGGGGCCCCTCCCTTCACGGCGGCTCCCCTGTCGGAGATGTACCAGAACATCAGAGCCGGCCGCTACCCCGAGCCTGCCCACCTGTCCCCCAACGCGCGCCGCCTCATCGCCCGCCTGCTGGCGCCCGACCCCGCGGAGCGGCCCAGCCTGGACCGCCTGTTGCGGGATGACTTCTTCACACAG GGCTTCACCCCGGACCGGCTGCCGGCCCGCTCCTGCCACAGCCCACCCATCTTTACCATGCCCCAGCCTCTGCGCAGGCTCGTCCGGAAGGTGGGCCAGCTGCTGCTGGCCCAGTGCCGGCCCCCCT GCCCCTGCACTCCTAACAAGGCCTCGGATTCAGGAGGAGGTGGTTCAGATCCTGACTCCACGGAGTGGGGCGGTGAG gcctccctgttGGACAGAGAGGCTCCCCGCTCCGCAGTCCCCGTCTACCTGCTCACCCACGGGACCCTCCGGAGTGACCCAGCCG GGCCCAAGGGGAGCCGGAGGCAGGAGGTAGAGGCGGCCATCAGGAACTTGCTGCTCTGCCTGGATCCCAGCCTCCCAG CCCCACAGGACCCCCCGGGAGGGCAGCAGCCGGTCCTCTGGGCCCCCACGTGGGTGGATTATTCCAGCAAGTACGGCTTCGGCTATCAGCTGTCGGATGGGGGCAGCGGTGTCCTGTTTCGGGACGGCACGCACATGGCCCTGCGCCCCCCGGGGGA CCGGGTCTGCTACACGTCCGCGCGGGGGAAGCTGGACACGTTCGCCCCGAGGGACGCGCCCAGCCCGCTGGGCGCCAAGCTGGCCGTCCTCCGGCTCTTGGCCCGATACATGCAGCAGCGGCCGCGGGAG GAGGAGGGCTGGCCCGTGTCCACCCCCCCGGCGGCCCCCGGCCACTGCCTGCTGCGCTTCCTCGTGTCGGACCGGGCTTTGCTGCTGCTTTTCAGCGACGGGACACTGCAG GTGAGCTGCCTCGGAGACCAGGCTCACCTGGTCCTGAGCGGCCAGGGCTGGGAGCTGCGGCTCACGGTCCGGGAACGCGGCCAGCGCAGCACCACGCACGCCCTGGGCGCCCTGCGGAGCCCCAGCTGCGCCCTGGCCACCCGGCAGCGCCTTCTCCACGCTCTTCACATGCTGCAGAGCGTCTAA